A single region of the Anaerococcus urinomassiliensis genome encodes:
- a CDS encoding recombinase family protein has translation MNTKVKLIKASNTGARNRNALHLDLKRVAAYCRVSTDSKDQLESYKSQVDYYTNLIKNNKNWTLAGIYADEATTGTTATKRADFMRLISDCQNGDIDMIITKSISRFARNTLDTLKYVRLLKENNVGVVFEEENIDTLTMDGELLLTILSSVAQQEVENTSAHVKKGLKMKMEKGELIGFQGCLGYDYDPITKSVSINEEEAKIVRYIFKRYLEGNGGSVIGRELEEQGYLTPRGKTKWSDTTVLGVIKNEKYIGDILMGKTFTVDPITKRRLANFGESDKYHIENHHEPIISKEDFEKAQEIRLRRAQNRNTIANKDRKREKLSRQYAFSSMLECGFCGEILSRRTWHTSSIYKKINWQCVKSTKKGKKYCPHSKGIQEAAIEKAFVESYRQLYHADSTVIDDFLKIVEEEINDNTLVKDLKKLENQLNRIISQERKLVDLHLEDSIDEEVYAKKYKKLTKQKEELLDEKKTLELTIKDENSIKERLKQFKKVLENREIIEEFNRIVFESIVNKVVVGRIDKDGTVHPYDLTFYFKTGVKDSQDSNNFKDKRKNAKDNDINKLCSYKNDEDKKLCSQSKDNACGDGSTFVQTRCR, from the coding sequence ACAAATCTAATAAAAAACAATAAGAACTGGACTTTAGCTGGTATATACGCAGATGAAGCAACAACAGGAACAACTGCTACTAAAAGAGCTGATTTCATGAGACTGATTAGCGATTGTCAAAATGGAGATATAGATATGATAATAACAAAATCTATATCAAGATTTGCTAGAAACACATTAGATACTTTGAAATATGTAAGATTATTAAAGGAAAATAATGTTGGTGTAGTATTTGAAGAAGAAAATATAGATACTTTGACAATGGATGGAGAGCTACTATTAACAATATTAAGTTCAGTAGCTCAACAAGAAGTAGAAAATACCTCAGCCCATGTGAAAAAAGGACTAAAAATGAAAATGGAAAAAGGGGAGCTTATTGGTTTTCAAGGTTGCCTTGGATACGACTATGACCCTATAACAAAAAGTGTCTCTATAAATGAAGAAGAAGCTAAGATTGTTAGATATATCTTTAAAAGATATTTAGAAGGCAATGGTGGTTCGGTCATTGGTAGGGAACTAGAAGAACAAGGATATCTCACTCCTAGAGGTAAAACAAAATGGTCTGACACTACAGTGTTAGGAGTAATTAAAAATGAAAAGTATATTGGCGATATACTAATGGGAAAGACCTTCACAGTTGATCCCATAACAAAAAGAAGACTAGCAAACTTTGGTGAATCTGATAAATATCATATTGAAAATCATCACGAGCCAATTATATCAAAAGAAGATTTTGAGAAGGCTCAGGAGATTAGACTCAGGAGAGCACAAAATAGAAACACCATTGCTAATAAGGATAGAAAAAGAGAAAAACTATCAAGACAATACGCTTTTTCAAGTATGCTGGAATGTGGATTTTGTGGAGAGATACTTTCAAGAAGAACTTGGCACACCAGTTCCATTTACAAAAAAATTAACTGGCAATGTGTAAAGTCAACAAAAAAAGGTAAAAAATATTGCCCTCATTCAAAAGGAATACAAGAAGCAGCAATAGAAAAAGCTTTCGTTGAAAGCTATAGGCAATTATATCATGCAGATTCAACAGTAATAGATGACTTTTTAAAAATTGTAGAAGAAGAAATAAATGATAATACTTTAGTCAAAGATTTGAAAAAGTTAGAAAACCAATTAAACAGAATTATTAGTCAAGAAAGAAAGTTAGTTGATCTTCATTTAGAAGATAGTATAGACGAAGAAGTTTATGCTAAAAAGTATAAAAAACTTACAAAACAAAAAGAAGAATTACTTGATGAAAAGAAAACACTAGAGCTAACTATCAAAGATGAAAACTCTATTAAAGAAAGACTAAAGCAATTTAAAAAGGTCTTAGAAAATAGAGAAATTATAGAGGAATTTAACAGAATAGTATTTGAAAGCATAGTTAATAAAGTTGTGGTGGGTAGAATTGACAAAGACGGAACAGTTCATCCATATGACTTAACATTCTATTTCAAAACAGGAGTTAAAGATAGTCAAGATTCTAATAACTTTAAAGACAAAAGAAAAAATGCCAAAGACAATGACATTAATAAATTGTGTTCCTACAAGAATGACGAGGATAAAAAATTATGTTCCCAATCAAAAGACAACGCATGTGGAGACGGTAGCACTTTTGTCCAAACTCGATGTCGATAA